From Pseudomonas sp. G.S.17, the proteins below share one genomic window:
- a CDS encoding type II toxin-antitoxin system RatA family toxin — protein MTTHIQRSALLPYPAQALYDLVNDVARYSEFLPWCSSAKVLEASDERMRASLEIAKGGLSQHFVTQNTLVPGQSIVMDLVEGPFNQLHGVWTFKALGEKACKISLDLSFDYAGPIVRATLGPLFNQAANTLVDAFCQRAKELHG, from the coding sequence ATGACTACGCATATTCAACGCTCCGCCCTTTTGCCTTATCCGGCTCAAGCTCTGTACGACCTGGTAAATGACGTGGCTCGATATTCCGAGTTTCTGCCCTGGTGTTCTTCGGCGAAGGTGCTGGAGGCAAGCGACGAACGCATGCGTGCCAGCCTGGAAATCGCCAAAGGCGGGCTCAGCCAACATTTTGTAACGCAAAACACGCTCGTACCTGGGCAGTCGATCGTGATGGATCTGGTCGAAGGGCCATTCAACCAGCTGCACGGCGTCTGGACGTTCAAGGCGCTGGGCGAAAAAGCCTGCAAGATCAGCCTGGATCTGTCGTTCGATTATGCCGGTCCCATCGTTCGCGCCACCCTTGGGCCATTGTTCAACCAGGCTGCCAACACGCTGGTTGATGCGTTCTGCCAGCGGGCGAAAGAACTGCATGGCTGA
- a CDS encoding outer membrane protein assembly factor BamE, which translates to MQNTKLLLTSFTLVGLLALAGCSFPGVYKIDIQQGNVVTQDMIDQLRPGMTRRQVRFIMGNPLLTDTFHADRWDYLYSLQPGGGERQQERVSVIFNGNDQLVSLSGDFMPGVSRDDAILGRDNGTTAPAGNVEQPKAEEPAKPGSLLEQIQQDVDKVETVPVPTQEPLETSPQ; encoded by the coding sequence ATGCAAAACACCAAGCTCCTGCTAACCAGTTTCACCCTTGTGGGACTGCTCGCACTCGCCGGTTGTTCATTCCCCGGGGTTTACAAAATCGACATCCAACAGGGCAATGTCGTCACGCAAGACATGATAGACCAGTTACGGCCCGGAATGACCCGACGGCAAGTACGGTTTATCATGGGCAACCCTTTGCTGACTGACACATTCCACGCAGATCGCTGGGATTACCTGTACAGCCTGCAGCCTGGAGGTGGCGAACGCCAGCAAGAGCGCGTGAGCGTTATCTTCAATGGCAATGACCAGCTCGTCAGCCTCTCCGGTGACTTCATGCCGGGCGTTAGCCGTGACGACGCCATTCTGGGCCGCGATAACGGCACTACGGCGCCTGCCGGCAATGTCGAGCAGCCGAAAGCCGAAGAGCCGGCCAAGCCTGGTTCGCTGCTTGAGCAGATCCAGCAGGATGTGGATAAAGTCGAAACCGTACCGGTGCCGACTCAGGAACCTCTGGAAACATCGCCGCAGTAA
- a CDS encoding lactate permease LctP family transporter: protein MQTWQQLYNPLGSLGLSAAAALIPIVFFFLALAVFRLKGHIAGSITLALSVLVAIFAFQMPADMALAAAGYGFAYGLWPIAWIIVAAVFLYKLTVKSGQFEIIRSSVMSITDDQRLQVLLIGFCFGAFLEGAAGFGAPVAITAALLVGLGLNPLYAAGLCLIANTAPVAFGALGIPIVVAGQVSGIDPFKIGAMAGRQLPLLSLFVPFWLMFMMDGLRGVKETWPAALVAGLSFAITQYLTSNYIGPELPDITSALVSLVSLTLFLKVWQPQRAADSEFVAATADGAAILGNPGGFGQPRTSGKSPYTLGQILKAWSPFLILTVIVTIWTLKPFKAMFAAGGAMQAWTMNFAIPHLDQLVMKGAPIVAKATAMPAVYKFDLIAASGTAILFSAILSMIVLKISAGTGLTTFKETLKELRWAIVSIGMVLAFAFVMNYSGMSSTLALVLAGTGAAFPFFSPFLGWLGVFLTGSDTSSNALFGSLQATTAHQIGVSDVLMVAANSSGGVTGKMISPQSIAVACAATGLVGKESDLFRFTLKHSLFFATIVGCLTYAQAYWFTGMLVH, encoded by the coding sequence ATGCAGACCTGGCAACAACTCTATAACCCTCTGGGCAGCCTCGGCCTTTCCGCCGCCGCCGCACTCATCCCAATCGTGTTCTTCTTTCTGGCCTTGGCGGTGTTTCGCCTCAAAGGTCATATCGCAGGCAGTATCACGCTGGCGTTGTCAGTGCTTGTGGCGATTTTTGCTTTCCAGATGCCAGCTGACATGGCCCTCGCGGCTGCCGGATACGGCTTCGCGTATGGCTTGTGGCCCATTGCCTGGATCATCGTGGCTGCGGTTTTTCTCTACAAACTGACCGTCAAGAGCGGCCAGTTCGAGATCATCCGCAGTTCGGTCATGTCCATTACCGATGACCAGCGTCTGCAAGTGCTACTGATCGGCTTCTGCTTCGGCGCGTTCCTGGAAGGTGCCGCCGGTTTCGGCGCACCCGTGGCCATTACCGCTGCGCTGCTGGTCGGCCTGGGTCTGAATCCGCTGTACGCGGCCGGCCTGTGTCTGATCGCCAACACCGCACCGGTTGCGTTCGGCGCGTTGGGTATTCCAATCGTAGTGGCCGGTCAGGTTTCCGGGATCGACCCTTTCAAGATCGGCGCCATGGCCGGTCGTCAACTGCCGCTGCTGTCGCTGTTCGTACCGTTCTGGCTGATGTTCATGATGGACGGCCTGCGCGGCGTCAAGGAAACCTGGCCGGCTGCGCTGGTGGCAGGCTTGAGCTTCGCGATCACTCAGTACCTGACGTCCAACTACATCGGCCCTGAACTGCCGGACATCACCTCGGCGCTGGTCAGCCTGGTTTCCCTGACCCTGTTCCTCAAGGTCTGGCAGCCACAGCGCGCCGCAGATTCCGAGTTCGTGGCCGCCACCGCTGACGGCGCGGCAATCCTGGGCAATCCGGGCGGTTTCGGCCAGCCACGCACGTCGGGCAAATCCCCTTACACCTTGGGGCAAATCCTCAAAGCGTGGTCACCGTTTCTGATCCTTACCGTAATTGTCACCATCTGGACACTCAAACCGTTCAAGGCCATGTTCGCCGCCGGTGGCGCGATGCAGGCGTGGACCATGAACTTCGCCATTCCGCACCTTGACCAACTGGTCATGAAAGGCGCACCGATTGTTGCCAAGGCGACGGCGATGCCCGCCGTCTACAAGTTCGATCTGATCGCAGCGTCCGGTACTGCCATTCTGTTCTCGGCGATCCTGTCGATGATCGTGTTGAAGATCAGCGCCGGTACTGGTCTGACCACTTTTAAGGAAACGTTGAAAGAATTGCGTTGGGCCATTGTGTCCATCGGCATGGTGCTGGCCTTCGCCTTCGTCATGAACTACTCGGGTATGTCTTCCACGTTGGCGCTGGTATTGGCTGGCACTGGCGCAGCCTTCCCGTTCTTCTCGCCATTCCTGGGCTGGCTGGGCGTATTCCTGACCGGTTCCGACACGTCCTCCAACGCGCTGTTCGGTTCGCTACAGGCCACGACTGCGCACCAGATCGGTGTCAGTGACGTGCTGATGGTCGCAGCCAACTCCAGCGGTGGCGTGACCGGCAAGATGATTTCGCCGCAATCCATAGCAGTGGCGTGCGCTGCCACCGGGCTGGTGGGCAAGGAATCGGACCTGTTCCGGTTTACTCTCAAACACAGCCTGTTCTTCGCCACCATCGTCGGCTGCCTCACCTACGCCCAGGCCTACTGGTTCACCGGCATGCTGGTGCACTAA
- a CDS encoding RnfH family protein, producing the protein MAEAEITVEVVYAAVDRQLMLCVKVPAGTTVRQALLLSDIGAEFPELDLAQCAVGIFGKVVANAELRTLKEGERIEIYRPLLADPKEVRRLRAAKAAKARQDREQN; encoded by the coding sequence ATGGCTGAGGCCGAAATCACGGTCGAAGTGGTTTACGCCGCTGTCGACCGACAACTGATGCTCTGTGTCAAAGTGCCTGCGGGCACCACGGTGCGTCAGGCGCTGCTCTTGTCTGACATTGGAGCGGAGTTTCCAGAGCTGGATCTGGCGCAATGTGCTGTAGGCATTTTCGGAAAAGTGGTGGCGAATGCTGAGTTGCGGACACTGAAAGAGGGCGAGCGGATCGAAATCTATCGCCCGTTGCTGGCTGATCCGAAAGAAGTGCGACGGTTACGTGCGGCTAAAGCGGCCAAGGCACGCCAGGACCGGGAGCAGAATTAG
- the lldD gene encoding FMN-dependent L-lactate dehydrogenase LldD, with product MIISASTDYRAAAQRKLPPFLFHYADGGAYAEHTLRHNVSDLASIALRQRVLKNMSELSLQTTLFGENLSMPVALAPIGLCGMYARRGEVQAARAAAAKGIPFTLSTVSVCPIEEVAPAIDRPIWFQLYVLKDRGFMRNALERAKAAGVKTLVFTVDMPVPGARYRDAHHGMSGANGPQRRILQAMTHPQWAWDVGVKGRPHDLGNISAYLGAPTGLADYIGWLGANFDSSISWKDLEWIRETWDGPMLIKGILDPEDARDAVKFGADGIIVSNHGGRQLDGVLSSARALPAIADAVKGDLKILADSGIRSGLDVVRMIALGADAVLIGRAFIYALATHGEAGVKNLLDLFEKEMRVAMVLTGAKSISEISRDSLVRELGA from the coding sequence ATGATCATTTCCGCCTCCACTGATTATCGTGCCGCAGCGCAACGCAAGCTGCCGCCGTTCCTGTTTCACTATGCCGACGGTGGCGCTTACGCCGAGCACACCTTGCGTCACAACGTATCGGACCTGGCCAGCATTGCCCTGCGCCAGCGGGTCCTGAAGAACATGTCAGAGCTGAGCCTGCAGACCACGTTGTTCGGCGAAAACCTGAGCATGCCGGTTGCGCTGGCCCCCATCGGACTTTGCGGGATGTACGCCCGGCGCGGCGAAGTACAGGCGGCGCGTGCGGCGGCAGCCAAGGGCATTCCATTTACCTTGTCCACCGTTTCGGTGTGCCCCATCGAAGAAGTCGCGCCTGCCATCGACCGCCCCATCTGGTTTCAGCTCTACGTACTCAAAGACCGCGGCTTCATGCGCAATGCCCTGGAGCGGGCCAAGGCCGCCGGGGTCAAGACCCTGGTGTTCACGGTCGACATGCCGGTGCCGGGTGCTCGTTACCGCGACGCCCATCACGGCATGAGCGGCGCGAACGGTCCGCAGCGGCGGATTCTGCAAGCCATGACTCACCCACAGTGGGCCTGGGACGTTGGCGTCAAAGGTCGCCCGCATGACCTGGGCAACATCTCCGCCTACCTTGGCGCGCCTACGGGCCTGGCCGACTATATCGGCTGGCTGGGGGCGAATTTCGATTCGTCGATTTCATGGAAGGATCTGGAGTGGATCCGCGAAACCTGGGACGGGCCGATGCTCATCAAGGGCATCCTCGACCCCGAAGACGCCCGGGACGCAGTGAAATTCGGCGCTGACGGCATCATTGTTTCCAACCATGGCGGCCGCCAGCTCGACGGTGTTCTGTCGAGTGCCCGCGCCTTGCCGGCCATCGCCGATGCAGTGAAGGGCGACCTGAAGATCCTCGCCGATTCCGGCATTCGCAGCGGTCTGGATGTCGTGCGAATGATTGCCCTGGGTGCCGATGCCGTGCTGATTGGACGCGCATTCATTTATGCCCTGGCGACCCATGGCGAAGCGGGCGTGAAGAACCTTCTCGACCTGTTCGAAAAGGAAATGCGCGTGGCCATGGTGCTGACCGGGGCCAAATCCATCAGCGAGATATCTCGCGATTCACTCGTCCGTGAACTGGGCGCCTGA
- the fur gene encoding ferric iron uptake transcriptional regulator has protein sequence MVENSELRKAGLKVTLPRVKILQMLDSAEQRHMSAEDVYKALMEASEDVGLATVYRVLTQFEAAGLVVRHNFDGGHAVFELADGGHHDHMVNVESGEVIEFFEEEIEKLQKAIVEKHGYELVDHNLVLYVRKKKV, from the coding sequence ATGGTTGAAAATAGCGAACTACGAAAAGCCGGACTAAAGGTGACCCTGCCACGGGTCAAAATTCTACAGATGCTCGATTCCGCCGAGCAGCGTCACATGAGCGCGGAGGATGTTTACAAGGCGCTCATGGAGGCTAGCGAGGACGTCGGTCTGGCCACGGTTTACCGTGTACTGACGCAATTCGAAGCTGCCGGATTGGTGGTTCGCCACAATTTCGACGGCGGTCATGCAGTATTCGAATTGGCTGACGGCGGCCACCATGACCATATGGTCAACGTGGAATCCGGCGAAGTCATCGAGTTCTTCGAAGAAGAAATCGAGAAGCTTCAGAAGGCGATTGTCGAGAAGCACGGTTACGAGTTGGTGGATCACAACTTGGTGCTCTACGTGCGCAAGAAAAAGGTCTAA
- a CDS encoding GntR family transcriptional regulator, with product MGFDQVRQRRLSDDIVEQLERMILEGTLKSGGRLPAERALAEQFGVSRPSLREAIQKLTAKGLLISRQGGGNYVVENLGSTFSDPLLHLLESSPDAQRDLLEFRHTLEASCAYYAAIRATDVDRERLRMAFEALQDCYSREGEVSRVEESAADASFHLAIAEASHNAVLLHTIRGLFDLLKRNVLINIGGMYKQRTETRDMLISQHRELYLAIIEGRGEDAREVSSRHLLYVQEVLEEVRQQVQRTARAERRNGM from the coding sequence ATGGGCTTTGATCAGGTGCGCCAGCGCCGTTTGTCCGACGATATTGTCGAGCAGCTGGAAAGAATGATTCTTGAAGGTACGTTGAAATCGGGAGGGCGTTTGCCCGCCGAGCGTGCGCTTGCGGAACAGTTTGGTGTGTCCCGCCCATCACTGCGCGAGGCGATCCAGAAACTCACGGCCAAGGGGTTGCTGATCAGTCGCCAGGGCGGCGGCAATTATGTGGTGGAAAATCTCGGATCGACCTTCAGTGATCCGCTGTTGCATCTGCTGGAAAGCAGCCCGGATGCCCAACGCGATTTGCTGGAGTTCCGCCACACCCTCGAAGCGTCCTGTGCATATTACGCCGCGATTCGTGCCACCGATGTGGATCGCGAGCGCCTGCGCATGGCGTTCGAAGCGCTGCAGGATTGCTACTCAAGAGAAGGCGAAGTCAGTCGTGTTGAAGAAAGCGCGGCCGATGCCAGCTTTCACCTGGCGATTGCTGAAGCCAGCCACAACGCCGTGTTGCTGCACACGATTCGCGGGTTGTTCGATCTGCTCAAGCGCAACGTATTGATCAATATCGGCGGGATGTACAAACAGCGCACGGAAACCCGGGACATGCTGATCAGTCAGCATCGCGAGCTGTATCTGGCGATCATCGAAGGCCGTGGCGAAGACGCGCGGGAAGTGTCCAGCCGTCATTTGCTGTATGTGCAGGAGGTATTGGAGGAAGTGCGCCAGCAGGTGCAACGCACCGCTCGGGCAGAGCGGCGCAATGGGATGTGA
- the smpB gene encoding SsrA-binding protein SmpB, with protein MAKLKKQPTGTIAQNKKARHDYFIEHKFEAGLVLAGWEVKSLRANKVQLVDSYVLLKDGEAWLMGSHISPLTTASTHVIADPTRTRKLLLNQRELEKLITSVQQKGYACVALSIYWKAHLIKCEIALGKGKKEYDKRHTERERDSDRELQRAVRSKGKDD; from the coding sequence ATGGCTAAGCTCAAGAAACAACCCACAGGGACCATCGCGCAAAATAAAAAGGCGCGTCACGATTACTTCATCGAACACAAGTTCGAGGCCGGTCTGGTCCTGGCTGGCTGGGAAGTAAAAAGCCTGCGTGCCAACAAGGTACAGCTGGTCGACAGTTATGTGCTGCTCAAAGATGGCGAGGCGTGGCTGATGGGTAGCCATATCTCACCGTTGACGACTGCAAGCACACACGTCATCGCTGACCCGACACGCACCCGTAAACTCCTTCTGAACCAGCGTGAGCTTGAGAAGCTCATTACGTCGGTGCAGCAGAAAGGCTATGCCTGCGTAGCCCTTTCCATTTACTGGAAAGCGCACTTGATCAAGTGCGAAATTGCACTAGGCAAAGGCAAGAAGGAATATGACAAGCGCCACACCGAGCGGGAACGCGACTCTGATCGCGAACTGCAACGGGCCGTGCGCAGCAAGGGCAAGGATGATTAG
- the recN gene encoding DNA repair protein RecN has product MLVHLSVHNYAIVEHLDLELDRGMSVITGETGAGKSIMLDALGLTLGDRADSGVVRPGADKADILATFDLADIPEASIWLQERDLDNDGPCILRRVITAEGRSRSYINGTPCPQGDLKALGELLIDIHSQHEHQSLLKADTHRRLLDEYAGATDLARQVQLAAQRWRQTRQELDRLSNSGDEQRSRHQLLSYQLEELESLSLGENELEQLEQEHKNLTNAESLLSICRQVVEQCSENDSGNVLNALTASLHRLSSVNDSPTALSEATNLLSSAQIQVEEAVGELNRFLDHFDADPARLQQLEERLDAIYTLARKHRIQPTEVATLQQKLLDEIETLNANDEAIERLEHELAAFARHYKERARELSDLRHRSAPTLAHAVEQEIQRLGMPGGRFSIELRVNSEKELLPNGLELVEFLVSANPGQPLKALAKVASGGELSRISLAIQVITAQTSRVPTLVFDEVDVGIGGPTAEIVGQLLRRLGDRGQVMTVTHLPQVAAQGHQHLFVHKVRDSDVTRTAVSKLSKTERIEEVARMLGGIDLTKESLAHAKKMVVTARS; this is encoded by the coding sequence ATGCTGGTGCACCTTTCCGTACACAACTACGCCATCGTTGAACATCTCGATCTCGAGCTGGACCGAGGCATGAGCGTAATCACCGGCGAAACCGGTGCTGGCAAATCGATCATGCTCGATGCGCTGGGCCTGACCCTCGGGGATCGCGCCGACAGCGGAGTCGTTCGTCCCGGCGCGGACAAGGCCGACATCCTGGCCACCTTCGATCTGGCCGATATTCCCGAAGCCAGCATCTGGCTGCAGGAGCGCGACCTGGACAATGACGGGCCGTGCATCCTGCGCCGGGTCATCACTGCCGAAGGTCGCTCGCGGTCCTACATCAACGGCACGCCCTGCCCGCAAGGCGACTTGAAAGCCCTAGGCGAGCTGTTGATTGATATCCACAGCCAACATGAGCATCAGTCCCTGCTCAAGGCCGACACTCATCGCCGCCTGCTGGACGAATACGCCGGCGCGACTGATCTGGCACGCCAGGTTCAACTCGCCGCGCAACGCTGGCGGCAGACCCGCCAAGAGCTTGACCGACTGTCAAACTCGGGCGACGAACAACGCTCACGTCACCAACTGCTGAGCTATCAGCTCGAAGAGCTGGAAAGCCTGAGCCTGGGCGAAAACGAGCTGGAACAGCTGGAGCAGGAACACAAGAACCTGACCAACGCCGAAAGCCTGCTGAGCATTTGTCGGCAAGTGGTCGAGCAGTGCAGCGAAAATGATTCCGGCAATGTGCTCAATGCGCTGACCGCCAGCCTGCATCGCCTGAGCAGCGTCAATGACTCGCCCACCGCGCTGAGTGAAGCGACCAATCTGCTGTCCAGCGCACAGATTCAGGTCGAGGAAGCGGTCGGCGAACTCAACCGCTTTCTGGACCACTTCGACGCTGATCCGGCACGCCTGCAACAGCTGGAAGAGCGGCTCGACGCGATCTATACCCTGGCGCGCAAACATCGCATCCAACCCACTGAAGTCGCCACGCTGCAACAGAAGCTGCTCGATGAAATCGAAACGCTGAACGCCAACGACGAAGCCATCGAACGCCTTGAACACGAACTGGCGGCCTTCGCGCGGCACTATAAAGAGAGGGCGCGGGAGCTGAGCGACTTGCGGCATCGCTCTGCGCCTACGCTGGCGCATGCGGTCGAGCAGGAAATTCAGCGGCTCGGCATGCCCGGCGGGCGCTTCAGCATTGAACTGCGGGTCAACTCCGAGAAAGAACTGCTGCCCAATGGGCTGGAACTGGTGGAATTCCTGGTCAGCGCCAACCCGGGTCAACCGCTCAAGGCTTTGGCCAAGGTGGCTTCCGGTGGCGAACTGTCACGCATCAGTCTGGCGATTCAGGTGATCACCGCGCAGACGTCGCGGGTACCGACGCTGGTATTCGATGAAGTCGATGTGGGCATCGGCGGACCGACGGCCGAAATTGTCGGCCAACTGCTGCGACGCCTGGGTGATCGCGGTCAGGTCATGACCGTAACGCATTTGCCGCAAGTCGCAGCGCAAGGCCACCAGCATCTGTTCGTGCACAAGGTCCGCGACAGCGATGTCACCCGCACGGCTGTGTCGAAGCTCAGCAAGACCGAACGCATCGAAGAAGTCGCACGCATGCTGGGCGGTATCGACCTGACCAAAGAGTCGCTGGCGCATGCGAAGAAGATGGTGGTGACGGCCAGGAGCTGA
- a CDS encoding sodium-dependent transporter, translating to MSTDKVSVHGGWASRWVFILAATGSAVGLGSIWKFPYMVGIYGGGAFVLVFLACIVLIGVPVMLAETLIGRRSRLSPANALKVLAIEAGHSARWSWGAFAGMITALLILSFYSVVGGWSLDYIIDMGRGDFQGVTADKVGAYFGNVIADPWRLVLWHTIFMLLSAVVIAKGVVAGLERSLRIMMPLLFILMVILLGYSLTTGHFMEGVHFMFDFNPSRLLDGLLPAMGHAFFSLSVGVGSIMIYGAYMPKNSSISGTIVGVALLDTFVSLLAGLALFPIVFAAGLNPSEGPGLMFVTLPFAFGNVAFGQLMGVVFFVLVAVAAWSSAISLLEPMVAYLVERTKIRRAWVTFWLAFSCWFVGLGTVFSFNIWQQAKFFVNDGGVFHLYQWGAAGGLDFFGVIDFFTSRIMLPLGGLCFVVFAGWVMGREAVRDELSIRSPVLFALTFFLMRYVAPFGILVVFAAQLWK from the coding sequence ATGTCGACGGACAAGGTTTCGGTCCATGGCGGCTGGGCAAGCCGCTGGGTGTTCATTCTGGCAGCGACCGGTTCTGCCGTGGGCCTGGGCAGTATCTGGAAATTCCCCTACATGGTCGGCATCTATGGCGGCGGTGCGTTCGTACTGGTGTTCCTGGCCTGCATCGTGCTGATCGGCGTGCCGGTGATGCTCGCCGAGACATTGATCGGCCGTCGCTCGCGTTTGAGCCCGGCCAATGCCTTGAAGGTATTGGCGATCGAGGCCGGGCACTCAGCACGCTGGTCCTGGGGCGCTTTTGCCGGAATGATCACCGCGCTGCTGATCCTGTCTTTTTATAGCGTGGTGGGCGGCTGGTCGCTGGATTACATCATCGACATGGGGCGCGGGGATTTCCAGGGCGTTACGGCGGATAAGGTTGGCGCTTATTTCGGTAACGTGATCGCCGATCCGTGGCGTCTGGTGCTCTGGCACACAATCTTCATGCTGCTTTCGGCGGTGGTTATCGCCAAGGGCGTGGTAGCCGGGCTTGAGCGCAGCCTGCGGATCATGATGCCGCTGTTGTTTATCCTGATGGTGATTCTGCTGGGCTACAGCCTGACCACCGGGCATTTCATGGAAGGCGTGCATTTCATGTTCGACTTCAATCCGTCCAGGCTGCTCGACGGTTTGCTGCCTGCCATGGGCCACGCGTTCTTTTCCCTGAGCGTCGGTGTCGGTTCGATCATGATCTACGGCGCTTATATGCCGAAGAACTCGTCGATTTCCGGGACTATCGTTGGCGTTGCCTTGCTGGATACGTTCGTGTCGCTGCTGGCCGGGCTGGCGTTGTTTCCCATCGTCTTTGCCGCTGGCCTGAACCCGAGCGAAGGCCCCGGTCTGATGTTTGTGACCTTGCCATTTGCCTTCGGCAACGTAGCGTTCGGTCAGCTAATGGGCGTAGTGTTCTTCGTCCTGGTGGCGGTAGCGGCCTGGAGTTCGGCGATTTCTCTGCTTGAACCAATGGTTGCGTATCTGGTGGAGCGGACTAAAATCCGCCGCGCCTGGGTCACGTTCTGGCTGGCATTCAGCTGCTGGTTCGTCGGGCTTGGCACCGTGTTTTCGTTCAACATCTGGCAGCAGGCCAAATTTTTCGTGAACGATGGCGGCGTATTCCATCTCTATCAATGGGGCGCAGCCGGGGGCCTGGACTTTTTCGGCGTCATCGATTTCTTCACTTCGCGGATCATGCTGCCGCTGGGTGGTTTGTGTTTCGTGGTATTCGCAGGTTGGGTGATGGGCCGCGAGGCAGTGCGTGACGAACTGTCGATCCGCAGCCCGGTGCTGTTCGCCTTGACGTTCTTTTTGATGCGCTATGTGGCGCCGTTCGGCATTCTTGTTGTGTTTGCCGCTCAGCTTTGGAAGTGA
- the grpE gene encoding nucleotide exchange factor GrpE, whose protein sequence is MADEQNLDAQTQDQAADAASGEELVTRVQVLEEQLAAAQDQSLRVAADLQNVRRRAEQDVEKAHKFALEKFAGDLLPIVDSLERGLELSDANDENIRPMREGIELTLKMFHDTLKRYQLEAIEPHGQPFNAEHHQAMAMQESADVEPNSVLKVFQKGYQLNGRLLRPAMVVVSKAPSPVQPSIDEQA, encoded by the coding sequence ATGGCTGACGAACAGAATCTGGATGCGCAGACCCAGGACCAGGCTGCCGATGCAGCTTCCGGTGAAGAATTGGTAACTCGTGTGCAAGTGCTTGAAGAGCAGCTGGCTGCGGCACAGGACCAGTCCCTGCGAGTGGCTGCGGATCTGCAGAATGTCCGCCGCCGTGCAGAACAGGATGTCGAAAAGGCACACAAATTCGCTCTCGAAAAATTTGCTGGCGACCTGCTGCCTATCGTCGACAGCCTTGAGCGTGGCCTTGAGTTGTCCGATGCGAACGACGAAAACATTCGTCCGATGCGTGAAGGTATCGAGCTGACGTTGAAGATGTTTCACGACACGCTCAAGCGTTATCAGCTGGAAGCAATCGAGCCGCACGGCCAGCCATTCAATGCCGAGCACCATCAGGCAATGGCCATGCAGGAGAGCGCGGATGTCGAACCAAACAGCGTTTTGAAAGTGTTTCAGAAGGGTTACCAGCTTAATGGTCGCCTGCTGCGCCCGGCTATGGTCGTGGTCAGCAAGGCACCATCGCCTGTTCAGCCGTCAATTGACGAGCAGGCTTGA